The segment CGTGATATTATGCAAACACGCGTAAAAACTGTCTCAAAacacaaatttaaaataaaaatatgctcATTTGTTATTCAGACACAAAGTTTTACACCATTTCTTTACGTTTTTTTCCAAAACActaaataaaatgtatgcagtttaatatttttggcaGTTTTTGAACTTCAAAGTTCGTCAGGTATCGTGATTAAGAGAACCAGTGcagtaaacaaataaaagtgTGGTTTCTAGTAAAGATTGTTTAGTTGCACAATTAGTTACAACCCGtttggaattttaaaagtGCACGGTAcagaagtgtttttttttgctttaaataatgTTGAAACTAGGAACACGTTGATTTTTGGCAGTTCAATGACGTtggctcctgccgaaactcgTAACAATAACACACCTTGGATTTGGCTGAATATTCCCTTAAAATGCAAACACGGTATGCGTATGATACAATCAAGCGTATGGTGACATGATAATACGACAATTTTTCCatcaaatatcaccaatttcaCGATGAATAATGCGAAAGTTTTagcgaaaaaataataatttattcgCCAGTCGGTGCCCTGCTCTACCTCTACCCCTTATTTTCAAAGACTGCTTTGATTGTAGCTCACACCAAAAAAATTGTCCAAACTGCCAGCACGATGTCCAAAATGGGCAACATGAAATGAATAATCAAAGTGCTTATCTCATTAGGAAAGTGAACGTGTAAAACAGTTTATAATTAGAGAAGTTTATAAGTAAAAAACGATTTGTTTATAAGTATAGGTGGATTACGTGAAATAAACTCTCTTTTAAATTTTGCTCTACGAGAAACAGTAGCCGGTAAATATCGAACGCTTAAGTTACACAGATACgccaaaaaatcatcaaatttgAAATCGTAAGATTGAATACGATGTGTTTATGCTTTCGGGCAAATGTTTCAGTTTTCTATTGGCGTTTTGGAATATCATTGGCATATCATATCATATCATTTGCTTAAGAAGCTATAACGTATTAAACTGCTGTGATATTTGTCAAACTGTAGAACCCTCTTTGCCGACCACTGCAATGTGGAGTCCCAAGGAAAAGGTGGAGAAAAGGAACCAGAGGGGGCATGAAGAGGTAGACGGTGGGATCCTTGCACCGCcaaaagaacaagaaaaatgaAGCTCCATTTATGGTGACAAGCGATATATTTGTATCGATTGTAAAAGTCTCTTCTTCATCACCATTTTAATCGCTCCATTCCCTCCCTTCACCCCGTTTCTGAAGGGATCCTCGCACGTACGTACTATTTCACCCTAACATTCAGCAGTAAGAGCCAGCAGAAACCTCAAAAatgatcaaaataaaaaaaaaaaacacacagctactaccaccaccacctttcACGCGCGGATGCGTTACCTGTAGAGACGGGCGCCCAACAGCGGTGACACTTTCTTTTTTGCGTCCCTCTCTCGCCATCGATGAGGATGGGGAGGCTCTCTCACTTTCCTTCTCTGTCTTGCTCCGTGCGTCCCTTCAAATTAGTGCCATTTTGGGACTGGTGTGCGCTGGTGTGAAATTTTCTCATAaagctttaatttaatttattgaaattgcTCCAAACACACTCACTTACAAGTGATTTAAGTCACACTAGTcagtacttttttgttttcttttttttttgttttttgttgcgccCCTTTCCCGTTCGGGATCCGAACTGTCTTGTCATGCGGCCCGTTCTTGGAGTGGCttgactggctggctggtttgCAGTTTGCGCGCGGTCTTGCCAACGGTGCACAGGTACCAATAAATTGTTTatgattattgttattattattacaagtTTTGAGCGTTTTTACCACCAGTATCACACGATGATTTTGAGGGGCGTCTCTCACACAGTTGCACACAACTTGGGGTGCTGTTGGGGCGAGAGAGCATACCCTTTTCCCCCCTTCGAGCATGCTTCTGCCGACGGCTATTAGTGCTGGTGTAAAGGGTGTATCGATCAGAGAGGAGGAAATAAATGCAGAAGAGCATATTTCGTTGACATGGGGGCGCGAATATTGAAAGGAAAATTTGTATTGAGTAGCCCCCGATGCTGAAAGCGTTTACTATCATATTAAAAGCAATAACTTTCGCATTAAACATTCCTGGGACTGGGcaaatgattttaattataCAATCTCACAAATATGATAGGTTTCTGTTGTCGGGTTCAATGTATCTCTGTTTATGTATACTAATGTAAGTTCACCATCTTTAAGTTACTTTATCATCCTCTTCACTTTGCTTGTCATCATTAAAGACACTGCCATAATTTCTATTGCGTAACCAACGCGACACACGGCGGCGCGGGAATGGGGGTTCGACCAGCGTCCGGTTTTGTAAGGGCCGGGCGCTTGTACCATTAAACTATCGCGCTGCTCCGTTCTAAAGCATTTTTGTAACGAACAGTATCGTCTCGCTTGCTACGCAACCGTTTTTGATGATTGTTTTAACGATTACCGACCATTAACCTTAGCTTTAATGCGCGTTGGAATCTATTTCTGAGCTCTTTCCCTAAAACaacaagcacaacaaaaaaatacattgtcTTCAGTGTCAGGTTGATAGCGATTGTGCGAATTTTCCATCCGCTTCAGATCCGTTTTCAACATAGAAAAAACCTCCCCACATTGTGGGCCGtagtaaaaaacataaaaaaaaatgttcgcCCTTTTAGTAGGATAAGAAAAACCTGCTGATAGACCTGCACCCGTGACACAGCGAAAAGGTGCTGACATGTATACAGCACGGTACGGCGCACCGTCTAACGTGAGGTGACGCTGTGGTGAAGTGATGATTGAACGGTATTTTCATAGCtgcgtatgtgtttgtgtgcgtgtgctgttTGATGCATTAACCACAGGAACCGTGCTTACCGGTGACGGtcgacaaaaaataaaaaaaaaataaaaaagggatCACCAAAGGGGCAAAAGGATTACACGCCAGTTTAGGCAATGGATCGAGGGCTGCTAAGGCGTTTTCTAGCCACCGCGGAAGCGTCGAACAGAACCAAGCTGAAACGGGACAGGCCCCGGCTTCGATGCAGCCGGTTGGGCACGAAAGGGTTGGTCTGACAATATTTGTCACTTTTATGACATGTGAAAATAAACCACACACAGTTTACACAAAAAGGCGACAGTGTTTCGCCACGTGGGATGTGtcatgttatttttttggtcCCGCTGCTGGAAAGGTTGTGAGTGATACATAAGTGATACGGTGAGAAAACACCGACAACACTTTTGTGGTTCGAGTTTTTGGTTCGGGTgaggttatttatttttttagtacATCGGAGGACCTTCCAAGCAAGAGCTGCTCGTACACGTTCGATTCCAAAATATCTtggagaataaaaaaacgaccTTCTAGAAATATCGATTAGCGTTGACGTCATGTACATGAGACATTGACATGCTCGGTATCGGTACATCAGTGCATCCAACATCCGACACAAGGCTTTTAAGTGCCTACACAAGTGCATAGGAACTACCATCTTCAACATCCGAACCGGTCGCGGATCATTTCAGCTTGATGCATACGCCTATCGCGAAACCTCGATCCGATGAACCGTAGCAAACAGAGTAGTCGAGCAAAGCACCGGGAATGATTGAATATGAGAATCCGATAAGCAAgcagtttttttatgattattttgctGTGTGCCTTGCCCTGCTCGCTTCCAAGCCTTACAGTGACGTTGCCAAAAGATCGTCGGTTCCTCATGGTGCTCGTGTCTTTCGTCGTCATCCAGGCGTTTGGGCAGGGCAAGGAAAAGAAAGCGGAAAACTCAGAAGGTGCAGGTACGGGTTGGGTAACCTCAGAAAAAGGTCCATTAGAAGAATTTGTGTGCGACTTTCATCAAGCAGATTGAGGCCTTTTGGTTAGAAAAACCTAGCCTAAGTTCAACCTATCTCTCTGGGTAGGTAGGGGCGACGAACAAGAAACGTAAAAAACAAGCAATCCATTGGGTAATTAAATTCCCGCGTTAGAGTTACTCCTTCCCGCCGGTGGAGGGTTTATTGAACTTTCCCTTTCGCAAAGGGTGGAGAGGACCGCACCAGCATTGAGAATGCCGCAGGTGAGCTTAATGGCAAACTCCACGTCTTCCCCGTAATGGGCGTCCCGGAGCTGACCATTTACAACGACATTTTAATTAACCGTTGGCGCCCGTTGACCATCAGCTCGAATCGACCAGAGACAGTATACGGTAGGGAAATTAGCATAAAGCCAAAACCGCAAAGCTGGCTGCAATTACACGCAAATCGGATAGCACAACAACTTCACGACAATGTTAgggtggaataaaaaaaatacaattaaaacaCAGATGATTGCTCTATCACCGCAGATGCATGCGAAGGTTTGATGGGCATCGTTTGATGACGTCTCATAGCGCGTAGGACTGAGATACGCCTAAGTGCTCGGCATCAATTCTGTGCAACTTTCGCCAGCTTACCGGAATCAAGATGCGTCCTCTGACTAGGAATAGAGGTGCTCTCGTCTCTCTGGATCGCGTTCGAGAGTTTCATGTATTTGAAGATTCCGACAGCTTAACCTTCTTAGTCGTTCGACTGGAGATCTACTTCAGTCTTATCTTCTACCTCAATGTACTAAATAGTTTGTGAGTTGAGTTTTGATGACTTTCTGAAGTAGACAACTGTCGAGGTCCCAATGTCTTGAGGGCGCTCCCAGTGGCGCTTGTTGGCTGGCGTCCAGACGAAGCAAAGCCTCCAGCATGCATAAAATGGCAACCATTAAAGCTTAAACATTAACGATGAGTCTGCTGATGAGGACCCCCTCCCTCTCCCACCCGTAGCGTTCGCTTTCTCCCCACAAACTCCACACGCTTTCTGCGCGTGCGATCACTATCACTATGGGAGATTGGACCTTCGCCCGATCAGGCCCTCCCCGTGACCCGATCCTAAACCACTGCCGCTGATCAAAAAGTGGACCCCTGACCTGGCTGTGCGGCAGGCCTGGCGGCGGCTAATGATAAACCCATCGGTCAGGTCAGACCAGCCCGGCATGAAAGGTCATCGCCGGAATCGAAATTATCgccgcaaacaaacaagcgcGCGCTGTCAGATCAACATCAATCAAACGAACCAATGCGATCGGATCGGAGAGCGCTTTTCGCTGATTGTATgaattttagcttttttttgtgaggTAGAATCGTGATCGGGAAATGGCGCACGAGCTGATGAAAGTGAGATGCAATAAAACAACCAGCTGGTTGTTGCAATCGATCCAGCAAGGTTTGCGGGTGGTACGACGCCCGCTATCAGAAATGTTTCGATGTAAAGATAAACAGTACGGATACGGATTCTAATTATAGTTTGTATCAGTTATTGCTGACATATTGAACTGGCGAAGGGTGGTCCGGGAGCAGCGGATGTAGAGACGTGGGAAGGAAAATCCCTGGCCATTATTGAGCGGGGCAAAGGGGGAATTTCGTGCCACCATGTGGAATGCCCGATATGGTGTTTACATAAAAATAAGATGCTCCCATTGCGGTACCGTTTGCGTGTGCTAGAAATAGATTCCCACGTAGGTACGCGCAGCCTGTGTGTCGGTTGACAATTGCATACAGTGTGCGAGTGAGTGGAATGCATAATAAATTATGTGAGAACATGCTAAGGCAGGCCTCGGACCTCAACCTCAACAGCGGTAAATGGTCGAATAATCTTTGCAAAGTAAATGTTGTATTGCGTAGAGTAGTTAGTAAGCATTGCAGCGAATTTTCCAAACAGCCCGAAAATAGATGTATGTATTTTTCTCATCGATTCAAAATCTCTTTGGCTGATTGATTGATGACGATTGAGTATGTGTAAATAGACAATACTGCCTTTACTATGGTGAGGAACAGCGATGTCAAAGTTATGTGGTCTCGCGGGCCAACATGTTACCTGAAATAGTAGCTGGAACcacaaactattttttttatcaggATCGTAAAAAGTTATAGAAATTGTACATTGCATTTCTAGGAAACGAAAGAAATCATTGCAtagaaaatattttgcacTAAATATTCAATTGTTGTAAAATACCAGTACTAGGTAATCTTATTTCTCTATTATTAAACTGAGCCGAAGGAGCCTGTTCAAGCCCATCACACTCTGATAGGCAGGATGTATCATTAAAATAACGCTGGACAACTTATTCCCTTAACTTCCATTTATATAATTACCTAATATACCCCATATTTTGCTCACTGATTTCAAAATAACTTTTTATAGAACATTCGTGTCtaattgtaatttaatttcattgttTGTTGTAAAGCAAacagtgattaaaattatacaaaaaaaattccACTGTTTTACCCCTCACTTTAATTACAACCAACCTGGATCCAATAAAGGAGTTTTGGCTCTGGTTTAGTCATATATTTTCTGATGATATTATTAgtcggtctggtggtacagtcgtcaacttgaacgacttaacaacatgcccatcatgggttcaagcctcgaatagaccgtgctcccatacgtagacTTGAATATCCTGATATGGGCAAATCGATATATCACTGAGAGCCAAGAAATTAGTGATTCAGGTTAAGGTTTtgatcgacaacggttgttgtgcccaGTTGTCttaattcaaatatttttcagaagttttatagatttttttttaatccgaTAGTCAGAATGGCATGGCGGTGTATTAGAATCAGTTAAACTATTCAGTTCAATCTATCTAAAATTAATCTAAAATTGACTTAAGCCACTACATTAGTGAATTAATCTAAAATTGACTGAAGATTACACTTGTGaaccttttaaaatgattttcgaaaaaattcgattttGATGAAATTCGACAAAAAgggatattttttaaatttaacagtTAAGAtgtcaaattagtacaatttgttcaaggAAATGtcaaagtaacaaaaaatcgCATACATCGGGAAATACCTGTAGGTATTGCGCAAATTTTGCACGCAAATAATTCAAGAGAAAACGAGCAAGAAAACATGCAATGAAAAGTAGATATACAGACATATCTCCTCATTGACAATTTTGACCAAAGTCCACGGGAATGGAACGAATTTTACGTGTCTTCAACATATTTATCAAaagtaatagaaaaaaagcagaaagcaacacaaaaagctTCGAAACTTTACGGATAGCCCGTGCGTGGTGAATTTCCCATTTTCACCACCCGAACTCCACATCTGAAGCTTTCCCGCATTTGCGCAACAGCAAGCGCCCTCTGGCGAGTAAGCTCAAAAAAATGACGCCCCGCAGCAAAAGCAGGGCGAAATTTGTGTCAGCGAAACGGCGCCAGCGCGAGCGAAACTGCAAAACGTCAAACAGGAATTAGAACAGCAATAGCGACAAACCGTGAGCTGTGAGGGGGGTGGTGCAATTTTCGTGCTTTGCAATTAGCTGGTGCAAAACTGGAGAACGATGCAGTTTTGCGTACCGTGAGCCTGAACCGCCAGCCAAAAACCGTGTCGGTGCTTGTTCGGGGCGGCGTGTGCGACCCCTTTCACGCCCACCAAGACCGTAGCGACACAAACAAGCAGCAGGAAGGGTGtgcggaagcagcagcagcagcagcagctgtcgTGGTGGTGAAAGGTGTGAAAGGTGTGTGGGGATGGGGGAAAGTGCGTACGGCGGGTAAACagacaaaacgtaaacaaatccGTCACCGTCTCCGGTTCGTCTGCCCCGTTGCCGGCTGCTGCCTTCCGTCCGTCAATCAACCCGCAGCTCTgccacaaacaacaacagacaaacaaacaacaaaagtaacaaaagaaacaaaaaacaatcaaatttgcAACACCCTCCCAGTTCCAACCAGCACAATCAAACTGAGGGAACCGAAGCGATGGGTGTACGGGGCGGCAGGATGAACCGGGACGGTTGTGGCTGTAGTTTCTTCCCTCCGAGGCACGCACGGAGACAGTAAGAGCGAAAGGGAgagcgtgtctgtgtgtgtgtgttagtgattAGGGGAGTTagaaatagagaaaaagaGTGAAGCAGAATGAGCTGCGAACGGGAGGGGGCTGGCGATGAGCCGGAAGCGGCCTGTCCCCGGCCAACCGCCAACCCGCCCGGCAAGGAGCCCGAGCCGGAAGCGGACCCCGAATCGGAACAGGACGGGTTGGCAATTGGAGGGCAATCGCACCAATCCGACGGCGAAGAcgaggacgatgatgacgaggaggacgacgaagaggatgatgaggaggaggaggaggaggaggaggagccgCCAGAGTTGCGCGTGGCCGTCCAGCAGGATTTTCCTCCGACGCCGTACGAAGAGTGTTTGGATCTGAAGATGTTCGAGCTGCGGACCGAGCCGGCGGGCGAAGCACAGGAACCGACCCCGGAACGCTCCGAAGAGGACGaagagggggaggaggagggtaGCGGTGAGGTGGAGGCAGATTCGGTCGATAATTCCGCCGAAGGTAACCGCCAACCGTAGCGAATTGTGATTTTCGTGCTTTAGCTCTAATCAATTTCACTTTCTTCTTTAAGATAACCTCCAGCCCGAGCCCGGTCCAGCAATTGTGCCATCCCCTTCCGCCACCTCCCTGCCGGCAGCCACTTCCGGTGTGCGGCGTAAAAGTGAGCAACCGGCGAACGGTGCTCCCGAACCGCCGGACGTAGTGCCCGACGAGGAGCCGACCCCGAACGGCACGAAAAAGAAGGTCCGCCCGAACCGGCTGTCCCCGGAGCGGGCCGGCTGCTCGCGCAAGAAGCAGTTCTGGATCGAGGGCACGGCCGGGACCGGCGGCCACCGTCCACTCGAGCGTTCCTGGCCGCCGAAAGCGCACCGCCCGTCGCCCGGTCGGCCGTTCCCCGGTGCGACGACACCGGGCGATGGATTTTCCTTCGACATTATCGATATggacgaacagcagcagcagcagcagcagcagcaccgccacCACGAGGAGGTGGAAGGTGCGGTCGGTGGGCAGGAAATGCCCGATGCCGAGGGTAACCCGGTCGGGGGTCAGTCGACGCCACGCCGCAGGAATCGGCGCCCGGACAGGAACGGGAACGATGAACCGGACACGGGCGAAAGTGCACGAGCGACCGGTGCCGGCAAGCAGCCGCTCCGCAAGATGGTGGGGCGCAGTGGGGCGGACGAGCACGAGGTGGCCGGCGCCGTGCGGCCCCATCGGCCGCTGGCCCGCACGCCCTCGAACGGGCGCGAACCGCGGTGCCGCGAGTACGGCCCGATACGGCCACTGCCGGTCGACTACACGGCGGACGCATCGGTACACACGGCGCGCAGTCCGGCCAGCGAACCGGGCACACCGGGGGACCGCTCGCCCGACCAGCCGCAGGGTAGGAGCGCGCCCCAGCCCCGCCAGCTGACGCGCGTCGGCGGTGGTCGGGCCGGTTCGGAGCTGGTTTGTCCACCGACGCCGACCCATCACGCTCGCCGCAACCGGGCCGGGCCCGCTCCCTCGGCAGCACCGCCCGAGCACGGCTTCGGACCGCCGGAGCTGCGGCTCCATCGGCAGCAGACAGCGCCGGACCAGCCGCCGGAGGGTGGCTTTGGCGAGCAAGAGCCCCCGCCCGGCGAACCGGCAGAAGGTGCCACGGTACGGCACGTGCCGAGCATGCGGCTGCCGTCCATCCCGGAGCGCACGCGTGCCATCCTGGCCGAGCCGGACGAGCCGCTGCCGCCCGCCTGGGAGGCGCGCATGGACAGCCACGGGCGCATCTTCTACATCGATCACGCGACCCGCACCACCTCCTGGCAGCGGCCGGGGCCGCTCGGCACCTCGGCCGTGCTGCTGCCCGATCcgcaccggcagcagctggACCGCCGGTACGCCTCCATCCGGCGCACCATCTACGAGCACCTGCGGCCCGAGAATGGGGCCGCCCCGTCTACCTCGTCCACCGGGCCGGTGGCGACCCGCTCGCGCTCGAGCTCGACCGGCCGCAGCACGGTCGCGCTGCCCTCCACCGCGGGCTCGTTCCATCCggcgctgctgatgctgtgcCGGTCCGACTTCTACTCGATGCTGCACACGAACGGCGACGCGATCCAGCTGTACAACCGGAACGCGGCCCTCAAGCACATGGTGTCGCGGGTGCGGCGCGATCCGGGCTGCTTCGGCCGGTACCAGCACAACCGCGACCTGGTCGCGCTAGTCAACTGCTTCGCCCAGCCCGCCCAGGAGCTGCCGAGCGGCTGGGAAACGAAGCTCGACCAGAGCGGGAAGCAGTTTTTCATCGATCACGTCAACCGGCGCACCTCGTTCATCGATCCGCGGCTGCCGACCGAGGGCCCGCGGGCACGCCACCATCGGCCACCGGTCGGCCCGGCtgccctgctgctgccaccggcTAGCGGCCCCTTCCCCGATGAGCGACCGATTCCACCGCCCCGCCCACCCGGTACCCTTTCCCGGCTGGCGCACGTCAGCTCGCCGGAAATTCCCGTCGCTTACAACGATAaggtaagtgtgtgtttggtttcaGGGGGTTACAAGTTAGTTTCGaacgtaaacattgttattcaccgcgcgcaaaatgttattccacatcgatctgacattgaatttccatcataataattttcaatttctactgcatgattttcaacactttaacGAGCTGCTGCCTTCGGGATTTGAAGCCGCATCGCATCACCCGTTGTtagttgaagtgttgaaaatcatgctggggaaattaaaatttattaccaAGGGTTCCAAGTCACCTTCCAATGTGCACTTAATTACAAGGGTTTCAAAGTCAGTTTCAATTGTAaacgttgttattcaccgcgcgCAAgatgttacagggttttcgaagTCTCTTTCGAATGTAagcattgttattcaccgcttGCAAAATGTAGTTCCACATCGATCTGGCattacattttcatcataataatttttaatttctacagcatgattttcaacactatgtaatgtgttgaaaatcatgtgtaaaatTTCATTGTGAAGCACataaaccatttgacagctgttgaaaaacatcttggaggcggtgaataattatatgcacattcgaaagtgacttggaaaaccctgtaatgctcatcaatctgatatttcatttccatcatcataattttgAATGTCGTCAGCATGGTTTTCatcacataacaaagaactggcAAACTGAATCCAGCTtgagatgtgttgaaaatcatgcttaagaaattaaaaaaatattctgatggaaatgaaatatcagattgatgtTGCACACGGTAAAGAACAACGTTTACATTCAAAAGAGACTTGGAAACCTCTGTATGGCCTAAGCGGGTTTCTGttaaatttataattaaaattcacaatttgcaaatgtaaacaaaactccgccaaattattaaaaacttGCTTTTAATCACCCTTTCTCATGCCACGTTTCCGCTccctttccctctctttcttctcCCGGCCCAGGTGGTGGCCTTTCTGCGCCAGCCGAACATACTGGAGATACTGCGTGAGCGGCACGGAGCGGCCGCATGCTCCCGCAATCTGCGCGAAAAGATCAACGCCATCCGGGTGGAAGGTACGACGGCGCTCGATCGCTACAGCCACGACCTGGAGCTGACGATCCTGCTCAGGTGGGTAACTGTTCAGTTCGCGCTACCGTGCGACCCATTTGCAATTTGCCATAGTGTAAACATCCGGCCGGTGCCGGTGCACCGCCAGCGGCCCGTTTTGCTGAATAAGATGCCCATCGGCGGGGACAACAAAGTGCCAAACGATCGCGGGTGCTGGATGGGTTTGGGAGGTTGGCTTGCACACACTCACTGAGCGGTCGGGATGCAAGCTGATGCAGGAACCCTTTTCCGGCATATACACGACAACACTCGCCGTCCCCCTACCGCAGGAATGTGTTTACAATTAGGCATCGCAGGGCATCGCGTAAACAATCGTCGACGGCCGGCGAGAATGCAGAATCGGAAGTTGATTCGACGCGACCGAGGAATGTTCCACTATGCGCTTTTGTCGTCCCCGGCTTGACATTGCCCGGGCCCGGGGATAGGTCATTTCCCTCGACTGCAGCGCTGCAACAGTGGCGCGGTCGGTTTTAAACGATACTGACGCCTTGAAGGAGCGTCAACACTAACGGCGCGGGCATGACATTCGACACCCATGCGGCTATTACATCCTCGCTGCGTAATTGTTAGCCCTCTCCTACATgatgcggtgtgtgtgtgttgtttcaaACACCCACTTGAGCTCAGAGGAAcatgttttgctgtttgtaaCATACGCTTATCTATGAAAGCCTTTGTATTTTGGTCGTCAAACATGTGGTTCAAATAATATCATTGCAACATTGTCCGgcgaaaaaaagggatcaGAATGCGTTCTAGTCAAGCACGTCGCACTTTGGTGCAGGATAGAGCAAGTACCAAAATTATCtttcaagtgtgttgaaatttgtttagaagattgaagaaaaataagtGCAAGAATGCACTGTAGAAGGGGAAACTCATGCGATCGGATGAAGGGAACAaactatttttcaataaaCTCCATTGTTTGTTGAATTCCAATAATGGTATACGATGAATGCAAAGTGAACACGAAAAATAATCGTAAATCAACGAACGTTCGTACGGGAACGTATTGCACTTGTACGCCACAGTGTATCGTTTTTTGACGGTCAACATTATTTTATACACGAACTGAACTACGCGAGCTTAGATATTGGGCTCAGCTCTCTGAACATTTTTGCTGACAACTTCCTTAATCAATAAGCAACAAGCTGAAGGACCAGCAAACTAGTACATGAGCTGCACAATATCGATAATAGTAAGCAAAAATAGTGAATTATTATTGCCTCATCTTAAAAAtggatgtaaaaaaaaaaataccctcACACACAGGATGCACATGTTCTTTGTATG is part of the Anopheles gambiae chromosome X, idAnoGambNW_F1_1, whole genome shotgun sequence genome and harbors:
- the LOC1272391 gene encoding E3 ubiquitin-protein ligase HECW2, producing MSCEREGAGDEPEAACPRPTANPPGKEPEPEADPESEQDGLAIGGQSHQSDGEDEDDDDEEDDEEDDEEEEEEEEEPPELRVAVQQDFPPTPYEECLDLKMFELRTEPAGEAQEPTPERSEEDEEGEEEGSGEVEADSVDNSAEDNLQPEPGPAIVPSPSATSLPAATSGVRRKSEQPANGAPEPPDVVPDEEPTPNGTKKKVRPNRLSPERAGCSRKKQFWIEGTAGTGGHRPLERSWPPKAHRPSPGRPFPGATTPGDGFSFDIIDMDEQQQQQQQQHRHHEEVEGAVGGQEMPDAEGNPVGGQSTPRRRNRRPDRNGNDEPDTGESARATGAGKQPLRKMVGRSGADEHEVAGAVRPHRPLARTPSNGREPRCREYGPIRPLPVDYTADASVHTARSPASEPGTPGDRSPDQPQGRSAPQPRQLTRVGGGRAGSELVCPPTPTHHARRNRAGPAPSAAPPEHGFGPPELRLHRQQTAPDQPPEGGFGEQEPPPGEPAEGATVRHVPSMRLPSIPERTRAILAEPDEPLPPAWEARMDSHGRIFYIDHATRTTSWQRPGPLGTSAVLLPDPHRQQLDRRYASIRRTIYEHLRPENGAAPSTSSTGPVATRSRSSSTGRSTVALPSTAGSFHPALLMLCRSDFYSMLHTNGDAIQLYNRNAALKHMVSRVRRDPGCFGRYQHNRDLVALVNCFAQPAQELPSGWETKLDQSGKQFFIDHVNRRTSFIDPRLPTEGPRARHHRPPVGPAALLLPPASGPFPDERPIPPPRPPGTLSRLAHVSSPEIPVAYNDKVVAFLRQPNILEILRERHGAAACSRNLREKINAIRVEGTTALDRYSHDLELTILLSLFEDEVMTYVPPRARSPPEPGTSAGYGPCGGLVPGGALKPGGRHVQRAPMRRDFEAKLRTFYRKLESKGYGQGPHKLRLEVRRAHLVEDAFERIMAASRRDLQRCRLNIVWDTEDGLDYGGPSREFFYLLSRQLFSPYRNMFEYSANDIYTVQIAPERPTDRDDILEWYRFAGRVLGLALVHQYLLDAFFTRPFYKALLRLPVSLSDLESLDSSFHQSLLWIRDNNMDNCGELGLNFTVTEERSDGTSIDIELKPNGRNITVSERNKRDYLDRIIKWRLERGVLEQTEWLVRGFNEVVDHRLVAVFDASELELVISGTVEIDVHDWRANTEYRGGYHDTHHVIMWFWAVIERMSNEQRLRLLQFVTGTSSIPHDGFAGLRGSNGLRRFCIEKWGKANALPRSHTCFNRLDLPPYPTPDVLYEKLVLAVEETNTFGIE